A single genomic interval of Alcaligenes sp. SDU_A2 harbors:
- a CDS encoding vWA domain-containing protein, with the protein MLLEFFYHLRTRGLPVSIQEHLTLLDALRQGIMPPSLDEFYTLSRLVLIKDETLYDRFDQAFGEFYAPQLQALEEGKVLPEDWLRQTLTKHLSPEEKAALEKHGLDRLLEMFKERLNEQKERHAGGSKWIGTGGSSPFGHGGYHPEGIRLGGPSAGNRTAIKVWEKREFQDYDDSQELGTRNFKMALRRLRRFAREGAPNELDLDSTIRETARNAGLLDLQMRAERQNRVNVLILLDVGGSMDDHIAQVEALFSAARSEFKHLEAYYFHNCVYETLWRHNSRRHDERLDTWDLLRKYNEDWRVIIVGDATMSPYEIMAPGGSVEHYNPETGAAWLQRLQEHWPRAVWLNPEPRAYWPYRQSIAIIENLMSGHMYPVTTAGLEEAMRHLSR; encoded by the coding sequence ATGCTGCTTGAGTTCTTCTACCACCTGCGCACCCGCGGCCTGCCCGTTTCCATCCAGGAGCATCTGACGCTGCTGGACGCCTTGCGCCAAGGCATCATGCCGCCCAGCCTGGACGAGTTCTACACCTTGTCCAGACTGGTCTTGATCAAGGACGAGACACTCTACGACCGTTTTGACCAAGCCTTCGGCGAGTTCTACGCCCCGCAACTGCAAGCCCTGGAAGAAGGCAAAGTGCTGCCCGAGGACTGGTTGCGCCAGACACTGACCAAGCACCTGAGTCCGGAAGAAAAAGCCGCCCTGGAAAAACACGGCCTGGACCGATTGCTGGAGATGTTCAAAGAGCGCTTGAACGAACAGAAAGAGCGCCACGCAGGCGGCAGCAAGTGGATCGGCACCGGCGGCTCATCCCCTTTTGGCCACGGCGGCTACCACCCCGAAGGCATACGCCTGGGCGGGCCATCGGCAGGAAACCGCACGGCCATCAAAGTCTGGGAAAAACGCGAATTTCAGGACTACGACGACAGCCAGGAATTAGGCACGCGCAATTTCAAGATGGCGTTGCGCCGACTGCGGCGCTTTGCCCGCGAAGGCGCACCCAACGAACTGGATCTGGACAGCACCATACGCGAGACGGCGCGCAATGCCGGTTTGTTGGATCTGCAGATGCGCGCGGAACGGCAGAACCGCGTCAACGTGTTGATACTGCTGGATGTGGGCGGCAGCATGGACGACCATATCGCCCAGGTTGAAGCCCTGTTCTCGGCGGCGCGCTCCGAATTCAAGCATCTGGAAGCCTACTACTTCCACAATTGCGTGTACGAGACACTTTGGCGACACAATTCGCGCCGTCACGACGAACGTCTGGATACCTGGGATCTGCTGCGCAAGTACAACGAGGACTGGCGCGTCATTATCGTGGGCGATGCCACCATGAGTCCGTACGAAATCATGGCCCCCGGCGGTTCGGTCGAACATTACAACCCGGAAACCGGTGCGGCCTGGCTGCAACGCCTGCAAGAGCACTGGCCGCGTGCCGTCTGGCTGAACCCCGAACCGCGCGCCTACTGGCCCTACCGCCAATCCATCGCCATCATCGAAAACCTGATGTCCGGCCATATGTACCCGGTCACCACGGCAGGTCTGGAAGAGGCCATGCGACACCTGTCCCGATAA
- a CDS encoding GNAT family N-acetyltransferase, giving the protein MTHHAFSTPIAPTTLQGWGVRLDPLQAEHTPLLEQAAADGELWTLRFAGVPGPGQAEQYVRVALDGLQQGHMLPFLVRDLTSGQAVGTTRYYHIDPSVARLDIGYTWYAKRMQRSHVNTACKLLLLDHAFNTLGAAAVGWRTDNLNVASQQAIARLGAQFEGRMRHHILRRDGTVRDTMLYSLLAQEWPSSRARLLERLAQYGHAA; this is encoded by the coding sequence ATGACGCACCACGCCTTTTCGACCCCCATTGCCCCGACGACGCTGCAAGGCTGGGGGGTGCGCCTGGACCCTTTGCAAGCCGAACACACGCCCCTGCTGGAGCAAGCCGCTGCCGACGGCGAACTATGGACCTTGCGTTTTGCCGGCGTCCCCGGCCCCGGTCAGGCCGAGCAATACGTGCGCGTCGCGCTGGACGGGTTGCAGCAAGGTCATATGCTGCCCTTTCTGGTGCGTGACCTGACCAGCGGACAGGCCGTGGGCACGACACGCTACTACCATATAGACCCCAGCGTGGCGCGGCTGGACATCGGCTATACCTGGTATGCCAAGCGCATGCAGCGCAGCCACGTCAACACGGCCTGCAAACTGCTCTTGCTGGATCACGCCTTCAATACCTTGGGTGCCGCCGCTGTAGGCTGGCGCACGGACAATCTGAATGTGGCCTCTCAGCAGGCCATCGCACGCCTGGGCGCACAGTTTGAAGGCCGTATGCGCCACCATATTCTGCGGCGCGACGGCACGGTTCGCGACACCATGCTCTACAGTCTGCTTGCCCAGGAATGGCCGTCGTCGCGCGCGCGCCTACTCGAACGCTTAGCGCAGTACGGCCATGCTGCTTGA
- a CDS encoding AAA family ATPase — MTTAYRSDAPASFEGTDQYVATDDLKLAVNAALALQRPLLIKGEPGTGKTLLALEVARALERPLLQWHIKSTTKAHQGLYEYDAVSRLRDSQLGEEKVRDIGNYIVQGVLWQAFESEQPSVVLIDEIDKADIEFPNDLLQELDRMEFHVYETRQTVKAIHRPLIIITSNNEKDLPDAFLRRCFFHYIRFPERATMEQIVAVHYPNLRSDILGSALDTFFALRDVPGLKKKPSTSEFLDWLHLLLAHDVPASALQELDHGLPPMAGALLKNEQDLSLMQRLAAMSQRTQRRG, encoded by the coding sequence ATGACCACCGCTTACCGTTCCGACGCACCCGCCTCTTTTGAAGGGACCGACCAGTACGTTGCCACCGATGACCTGAAACTGGCGGTCAATGCCGCTTTGGCACTGCAACGTCCGCTACTGATCAAGGGCGAGCCCGGCACGGGCAAGACACTGCTGGCCCTGGAAGTGGCGCGCGCCCTGGAGCGCCCTCTGCTGCAATGGCACATCAAATCCACCACCAAGGCACACCAGGGGCTGTACGAGTATGACGCCGTCTCGCGTCTGCGCGACTCGCAGCTGGGCGAGGAAAAAGTACGCGACATCGGCAACTACATCGTGCAAGGCGTGCTCTGGCAAGCATTCGAATCCGAGCAGCCCAGCGTGGTGCTGATCGACGAAATCGACAAGGCCGATATCGAGTTTCCCAACGATTTGCTGCAAGAGCTCGATCGCATGGAGTTTCATGTGTACGAGACACGCCAGACCGTCAAAGCCATACACCGGCCGCTGATCATCATTACCTCGAACAACGAGAAAGACTTGCCGGACGCTTTTTTGCGCCGTTGCTTTTTTCACTACATCCGTTTCCCGGAGCGGGCCACCATGGAACAGATCGTGGCGGTGCATTACCCGAACCTGCGCAGCGACATTCTGGGTAGTGCGCTGGACACCTTCTTTGCCTTGCGCGACGTCCCCGGCTTGAAGAAAAAGCCATCCACCTCGGAGTTTCTGGATTGGCTGCATCTGCTTCTGGCCCACGATGTCCCGGCCAGTGCCCTGCAGGAGCTGGACCACGGACTGCCACCGATGGCAGGGGCGCTGCTCAAGAACGAACAAGATCTTTCCCTGATGCAGCGCCTGGCCGCGATGAGCCAAAGAACCCAACGTCGAGGCTGA
- a CDS encoding c-type cytochrome, which yields MKRYVSFIFLAASFCTGLPALAQNAPAVQANPQAAHDKISMCIGCHGLPGYKASFPEVYHVPKIAGQGAAYIQAALKEYASGARSFPTMQAIAQSLSEQDMADIAAYYAGIKP from the coding sequence ATGAAGCGGTATGTCTCTTTTATTTTTCTGGCCGCATCGTTCTGTACCGGCCTTCCGGCCCTGGCGCAGAATGCTCCGGCTGTTCAGGCCAATCCCCAGGCCGCGCACGACAAAATTTCCATGTGCATAGGCTGTCACGGCCTGCCCGGCTACAAGGCCAGCTTCCCCGAGGTATATCACGTGCCCAAGATCGCAGGGCAGGGCGCGGCCTATATCCAGGCGGCGCTGAAGGAATACGCCAGCGGTGCCCGTAGCTTTCCGACGATGCAGGCCATCGCGCAAAGCCTGTCCGAACAGGACATGGCCGATATAGCCGCGTATTACGCCGGCATCAAACCATAA
- a CDS encoding c-type cytochrome, which yields MQKTVLLAATLLAWTGTAWAADDVKVVGEAAWKKFNCASCHGADAKTPLNPDYPILAGQHADYLRQSLMAYQRGQAGAPATANIRKNAVMGAMAASLGQADIDSISVWLASLPGPLSTHK from the coding sequence ATGCAAAAAACAGTACTGCTGGCAGCGACACTGCTGGCCTGGACGGGCACGGCTTGGGCGGCCGATGATGTCAAGGTCGTGGGCGAGGCCGCCTGGAAGAAATTCAACTGTGCATCCTGTCATGGCGCGGATGCCAAGACGCCGTTAAATCCCGACTACCCGATACTGGCCGGGCAGCATGCGGATTATCTGCGCCAGTCCCTGATGGCTTACCAGCGTGGCCAGGCCGGCGCGCCCGCCACGGCGAATATTCGCAAGAATGCCGTCATGGGGGCGATGGCGGCAAGCCTGGGGCAGGCGGACATCGATAGCATTTCGGTTTGGCTGGCCAGCCTTCCCGGCCCCTTGTCAACGCATAAATAA
- a CDS encoding DUF1841 family protein, producing MFNPSREQVRQFFIEAWQKHQGGHLLTALETMAVDLMRQHPEYHDDLSNPDAVEQNYSVEQGRTNPFLHLSMHLAIDEQLSIDQPPGIKAAYQKLLTTHDRHEAAHIIMDALGEVIWEAQRLGTPLNNERYIELILRRATRN from the coding sequence ATGTTCAATCCTTCCCGCGAACAGGTCCGCCAATTCTTCATCGAAGCCTGGCAAAAGCACCAGGGCGGCCACCTGCTGACCGCCCTGGAAACCATGGCTGTGGACCTGATGCGACAGCACCCCGAATACCACGATGATCTGAGCAACCCAGATGCTGTCGAGCAGAACTATTCGGTCGAGCAAGGACGCACCAATCCCTTTTTGCACCTGTCCATGCACCTGGCCATCGACGAGCAGCTCTCCATCGACCAGCCGCCAGGCATCAAAGCCGCGTACCAAAAACTGTTGACTACGCACGATCGCCACGAAGCCGCCCACATCATCATGGACGCCTTGGGTGAAGTCATCTGGGAAGCCCAGCGCCTGGGCACGCCACTGAACAACGAACGCTATATCGAACTGATCCTGCGCCGGGCCACCCGTAATTAA